The Longimicrobiaceae bacterium genomic interval ACCGGGATCCTGTTCCTCGTGCTGGAGAAGGAGAGCCGCTTCGTCCGCTTCCACGCCGCGCAGTCCATCGGCATCAGCATCGCGCTCTTCGCGGTGAACGTCGTGCTGATGGTGCTCGGCGCGGTCCTGGCGGTCGTCCCCATCATCGGGTGGCTGATCGGCCTGGCCCTCTCCCTGGCGGTGGGGCTCGGCGGCTTCGTCCTCTGGCTCTACCTCATGTACCGCGCCTACCAGGGCGACGAGTGGGAGGTGCCGGGGGTGGGCGCGCAGGTCCGCCGCTACCTGGGCGGCGGCACGGCGGTGGCCCCGCACCAGTAGCCGCTTCCGGC includes:
- a CDS encoding DUF4870 domain-containing protein — protein: MSETPSTPQGTTGLAPNVAGALSYLVGPITGILFLVLEKESRFVRFHAAQSIGISIALFAVNVVLMVLGAVLAVVPIIGWLIGLALSLAVGLGGFVLWLYLMYRAYQGDEWEVPGVGAQVRRYLGGGTAVAPHQ